A segment of the uncultured Desulfobulbus sp. genome:
ATTCGATCTATATCTTCCATGGTACCGATGGTGACGACTGGGACACCTACGGCGAAGAATCCCTACCCGAACTCGAAAAAATGATGAACTATGCCAGCCGCATTGGTGTGACCATCGCCGAGAATGGACTGGATGGCAGCCGTCGAACCGAGGTGGAAAAATACCTGACCAAGTCCGGACTCCTGGAGTCCAAGAAAGACCTGCTGCGCATGGATGTTATGTCCAAGGACAGCAATGAGGCTCGGCTTATTGAAGGTATCAAATATCTAATATCGTAACAGGGGCAGACCTCCTGACAGATGGTGGACTATGGAACTAATCAGTCAGCATGCCAAACGCATCATGGAGGGGTGTAAGGACCGGGCTCGCCAAGCCGGGCTGCGCTTCGAAGACGAAACCCTCGAGTATGTGGTAACCAACCGGGACATGCTTGAACTCGGCCCCAAGGTCATGATTCCCACCCTATATGATTACTGGGTGCAGGAGGTCGAGGTTTTACGAGAACAGGGGCGCTATGAACTCTATCCCAGCAACCCCTATGAAACGGTGATCAACACTCGGCCACCAATTTCCTACTATAACGACAATAATCCCGACTGGCTAAACGTGATGATTTTTTATCATGTTATTGGTCACATCGATTTTTTTCAGAACAATCTCTTTTTTCGCCACACCTGGGATTACGACTTCACGGGCCGCGCTCTAGCCGATAAACGCCTCATTGCCAAGCTGCGCTCGGAGCATGGCCGCTGGGTCGACTATGTCATCGAATTTGCTCGCACCATCGATAACCTGGTTGGCTATTTTGATATCCTTGAAGAGAGCGGTAAAAAGATCAAAAAAGAAAAGCCGAGCCTACTCGACTTCTACTTTGATGTCTTTCTCCAGCGAGGTGCACGTGCGGCAGTATCGAGTTACTCCCGTGAGATTGAACACTACAACCGCTTCTTACGCGAACACCCCGAAGATGGTGAAATGCGTTTTTTGAAACGCATAACAGACAAATACAGCGAGCTGGAATCTCTTTACGCCCGGAGTCTCAAGGAAACAAAATCCGTTGGGCGTACCGATCTCCTTGAGTTTCTCATGGAGTACTCTCCCTTTCTCAAAACTGAGAAAAACCGATGGATGCTGACAGTCCTTGAGGTCATTCGCTCGACTTCACTCTATTTTCAGCCGCAAATTCGGACAAAAATACTCAACGAGGGCTGGGCCTCCTACTGGCACGATACTCTTTTTCTCCAGGATGACCGAATCAAAGGGCATGAGGTGGATTATGCCATTGTCAATGCCAAGGTCACTTCCATGCCACGGGTGGGCCTGAACCCTTATGCTCTAGGGATGCGTCTTTTTCAATATTTAGAGAATAAGGCAGAAAAGGGTCGTACCGGGCTTGAGTACTTCATGACCCAGGATCGGGGGCAGCGTAAAAATTTCGACCAGGCAACCGGTAAAGGGCGGGAATACATCTATCACATCCGTGAAAATTACTGTGACTCGATGTTTATCAACTCCTTCATTGATCAGGACTTTGTCGACCAACATAAACTCTTTGTGGTGGGCAAACGGCTCAATAAGGAACGGATGAGCTGGGAGTATTACGTCAAAACCCGCAAGGCAAAAGCGTACAAGGGGATGGTGGCTGACAGCCTCTATCATCCACCTCGGGTTGAGGTGACAGTGGCGGAAAATAATGCGCTGGTACTCAATCACGTTTTCGAAGGCAAACCACTGTTGAAAGATTTCATTCAGGGAGTTTTGCTTGGGGTGGAATACCTTTGGGGGGAAGAGGTCCATCTCTATACCTCGGTGCCAATTCCGATGAAAGCAAGCCGGGATCTTGACGGTCAGTTACGTGAGGAGACCCCTAAACGAACCATTCAATGGAAGCGTTTTCGCTACACGATGAAAGACAGGACACTATCAAGAACGCTGGTGGAATAGGTATATGTCCACCCTATGCAGGCGATACTGCAATAGCGATCCGCTGTTCCGGCTTCAAAAAAATAGACTGCGGCAACCAGAACCAGGAAGGTGATCATGGGCGAATTAACCAAAGCCTTGAATACCCTGCAACGACATAAAGGCGACCCTTCACGCCAGAAAGAACTCTCCTTTGATGAATTTTTAGGCGAAGTGATTGAGCGACCTGAGCGCAACATTCGCAACGTGATCCAGGTCTATGCCGACATGATCCATCGATTTGTCGAAGATGGGCATGACGAGTATAGCGGTGACCCGGAATCCATCAATTACCTCAACTACGACTGTAGCCGTCTCTTTGTCGAAGGATCAGACCGTCCGTTTTTTGCCGATCGCCTCTTTGCCAATCGGCTTCTCCGACACGTTGAATCACTGTTGGTCGGCGATCAACAGAACAAAATCTATATTTTCGATGGTCCCCATGGGAGTGGTAAGTCGACCTTTCTCCATAACCTGCTTCGTAAATTTGAAGAGTACGCCAACACCCCTGAAGGTTCTCGTTATGAAGTTGTCTGGCACCTGCGCGCTCCCAATGTTGTTGCAGGAGTCCACTCGGTGGCTGGTCTGGCGGGGAAACTCTCTCAGCTGCTTGCTGAAGAGGCAAACAGCGAGGTTGAAGGCAGCCTCACGGCCACCGAGGGAAAGGACCAATGGCTCACTCTCCCCTGCCCCAGTCACGATCATCCCCTCTTGCTCATCCCCAGGCAAATTCGTCGCCAGTTTCTCGATGAACTGCTGGATAACGCGCTCTTTAAGGATCAGCTCTTTAATGAAAAAAAATATGAATGGGTTTTCCGTGACGAACCATGCACCATCTGTGCTGCTCTCTACCAGGAACTCCTGAAAAAGGCGGGGGATTCTCTTGAGGTATTCAAATCGGTTTTTGCCCGCCCCTATATGTTCAGCCGCCGGTTAGGGACCGGTATTTCAGTGTTCAACCCAGGTGACAGGCGTTCCCAACGCAATGTCCGTACCGACGAGACCGTGCAGCGGACGCTCAACGCTCTCTTTGCCCCTTCGGGCAAGGTACCTTACCTTTACTCGGGCTATGCCAAGGTGAACAACGGCATCTATGCCCTGATGGATGTTAAATCGCACAACACTGAACGCCTCATGGACCTGCACAATATCATCAGCGATGGTGTGCATAAGGTCGATCATATCGAGGAACGGGTCAACTCTCTCTTCCTGGCCCTGATGAATCCGGAAGATAAAAAGGTCCTCACCGACCTGGCGGCCTTCTCGGATAGGATCGAATACATAAACACCCCCTATGTCCTTGATATTAAGACTGAAGTTGAGATTTACCGGGAGGTTTTCGGCAAGCATATCGATGAATCCTTTCTGCCCCGGGTCCTGC
Coding sequences within it:
- a CDS encoding SpoVR family protein, with protein sequence MELISQHAKRIMEGCKDRARQAGLRFEDETLEYVVTNRDMLELGPKVMIPTLYDYWVQEVEVLREQGRYELYPSNPYETVINTRPPISYYNDNNPDWLNVMIFYHVIGHIDFFQNNLFFRHTWDYDFTGRALADKRLIAKLRSEHGRWVDYVIEFARTIDNLVGYFDILEESGKKIKKEKPSLLDFYFDVFLQRGARAAVSSYSREIEHYNRFLREHPEDGEMRFLKRITDKYSELESLYARSLKETKSVGRTDLLEFLMEYSPFLKTEKNRWMLTVLEVIRSTSLYFQPQIRTKILNEGWASYWHDTLFLQDDRIKGHEVDYAIVNAKVTSMPRVGLNPYALGMRLFQYLENKAEKGRTGLEYFMTQDRGQRKNFDQATGKGREYIYHIRENYCDSMFINSFIDQDFVDQHKLFVVGKRLNKERMSWEYYVKTRKAKAYKGMVADSLYHPPRVEVTVAENNALVLNHVFEGKPLLKDFIQGVLLGVEYLWGEEVHLYTSVPIPMKASRDLDGQLREETPKRTIQWKRFRYTMKDRTLSRTLVE
- a CDS encoding serine protein kinase PrkA; translated protein: MGELTKALNTLQRHKGDPSRQKELSFDEFLGEVIERPERNIRNVIQVYADMIHRFVEDGHDEYSGDPESINYLNYDCSRLFVEGSDRPFFADRLFANRLLRHVESLLVGDQQNKIYIFDGPHGSGKSTFLHNLLRKFEEYANTPEGSRYEVVWHLRAPNVVAGVHSVAGLAGKLSQLLAEEANSEVEGSLTATEGKDQWLTLPCPSHDHPLLLIPRQIRRQFLDELLDNALFKDQLFNEKKYEWVFRDEPCTICAALYQELLKKAGDSLEVFKSVFARPYMFSRRLGTGISVFNPGDRRSQRNVRTDETVQRTLNALFAPSGKVPYLYSGYAKVNNGIYALMDVKSHNTERLMDLHNIISDGVHKVDHIEERVNSLFLALMNPEDKKVLTDLAAFSDRIEYINTPYVLDIKTEVEIYREVFGKHIDESFLPRVLHNFARVIIATRLRTKSDAMLEWIQNAEKYEIYCDPNLQLLKMEIYTGYIPAWLEEEDVERFNSKRRLKIIAESEQDGWQGLSGRDSIRMFNEFYSMYARDDKLIDMSMLGIFFRKYCKKDKSILPMGFLDSLLRMYNYTVLQSVKESLYYYNEEQISRDIQNYMFAVNFEPGTSEVCRFTGDRLEISETYFQRIESRLMVSPYDASAFRASVQRAYTSSTLTQEILRDDIPVTKTALYQQLRERYIHNLKEKVLDPFLDNENFRRAVKEFDQESFKTYDQKIQSDVRFMMKNLQKKFGYTRQGAKEICIYVIDNNLPRIFTDQLQIGQFTP